A region from the Nostoc sp. HK-01 genome encodes:
- a CDS encoding adenylate/guanylate cyclase, whose protein sequence is MIALEGYKILRELYDSPRSQVYQGYRESDRQPVVLKLLREEYPTPEAIARFKLEYELTRRFQVPGIIQAYSVEKYANTLVLVLEDFGGQPLRSFLNQKPLELENFLHIAIQVAAALGAIHQQQIIHKDINPANILLNPLTQQTKIIDFGIATLLSKENPTLLNLNILEGTLAYISPEQTGRMNRAIDYRSDFYSLGVTFYELLTQQLPFVSEDPVELVHSHIAKQAISPHKLNPAIPIVISNLVMKLLEKTAEERYQSAFGLQVDLQQCLDLFITTGEIKTFQLGKKDSSDRFQIPQTLYGREQEVTDLLMAFDRASHGQSEVMLIAGYSGIGKSALVQEIYKPITQKRGYFISGKFDQFQRNIPYSSLIQAFTALIRQLLTATETEINLWREKLLNALGDNGQVIIDVISEVELIIGKQPPVIELPAQEAQNRFNLVFQNFITVFTQKEHPLVIFLDDLQWADSASLQLIELLTSHLDSRYLLLIGAYRDHEVDSTHPLRSAIASLESSGVIIHEITLTPLELPQIHTLLSDTFNSHDWAKLTPLAELLQQKTNGNPFFMNEFLKSLYTEGLLQFDVQRREWDWQLGQIQAAQITDNVVELMAGKIQKLPTASQQALQLASCIGNQFDLKTLAIVQEKSLPETATELWEAVEMGLIFPQGNDYQLLQVGDREIAANLTNLDVVYKFLHDRVQQAAYSLIPTKEKQAVHLQIGQLLLQNITTEEQEEKIFDIVNQLNFGLNLVTDESQRQQLAQLNLLAGNKAKASAAYEPALDYLTTGINCLATSCWQQQYSLALSLHEAAVEAAYLTGAFEYMDELIEIVLRHTRTTLDQVQVYAIKIQSLVARDELLTASKLGLQVLKLLKIPLVANPGQLQILLGLLKTKLALTSRQVQTLADLPRLTNPTKLAAIRILASIASSTYLAAPNLFPLTVFKQVELSAIHGNAPESAFAYATYGLILCGVVGDLTGGYEFGELALKLIERFNAKNMQARVLFVVNSFVRHWREPIVNTIPALQIAFQVGRDTGDTEYAAFAANVGTSHSYFCGQDLKEVDKSLATYLEVIQKFKKKPVFDLIQIYRQAIANLQGKNANPCELVGEFYDATKTLPLHIETNYRTATFTVYNHLMTLNYWFEDYNTAWQNAELAIPYLDAVVALFIIGWFNFYDSLVRLALAPIKTVTERQALLKQVTANQKKLKTWAQSAPSNYAHKLALVEAEWYRVQGETAEAIACYDRAITLAQENNYPHEAALANELAAKFYLAQNKLKIAQGYMQDASYLYLQWGATAKVKYLETQYPQLLSRKLERITIPHISTKNTNASSITSSSGSASLDLMTVMKASQALSGEIQLDKLLANLMQILIENAGAQRGFLLLETKGKFLIEAQGSVEQNNIQVLESLNIEDSQILSVAIVNYVIRTKTSVVLNDAARKGEFIRDAYIRQFQPRSLLCAPLINQGKLTGIIYLENNLTTGAFTPDRLELLNLLSAQAAISIENARLYTDLAALNQAYERFVPRQFLQFLNKQSIVDVQLGDQVQREMSVLFTDIRSFTTLSETLTPAENFQFINSYLSCMEPIIIQHNGFIDKYIGDAIMALFAGNADDAVQAGIAMLQALVTYNQERQAQGDLPIKIGIGINTGTLILGTVGGFNRMDGTVISDAVNLASRIEGLTKTFNTPLLITDQTFQRLKNCDRSHIRVVGQVKVKGKITAVTVHEVFTADVTEVRQGKLVTKELFTAALKLYEAQQFTSAAQHFQDCLQQNPLDQVAQIYLNLCHSELKLSTIFTEEIKL, encoded by the coding sequence ATGATCGCACTGGAAGGGTACAAAATTTTAAGAGAACTGTATGATAGTCCTCGTTCTCAGGTGTATCAGGGATACCGAGAGTCCGATCGCCAACCAGTAGTGTTGAAATTATTGCGGGAGGAATATCCTACCCCAGAAGCGATCGCACGATTTAAACTCGAATACGAACTGACACGCCGCTTTCAAGTTCCGGGAATTATCCAAGCCTACAGCGTCGAAAAATATGCCAACACTTTAGTTCTAGTTTTAGAAGATTTTGGTGGACAACCTCTGCGGAGTTTCCTTAATCAAAAACCTTTAGAACTGGAGAATTTTCTGCACATTGCAATTCAAGTTGCAGCGGCTTTAGGTGCAATTCACCAGCAACAAATTATTCATAAAGATATTAATCCTGCCAATATTCTCCTTAATCCCTTAACGCAACAGACAAAGATTATTGATTTTGGTATTGCGACGTTGTTGTCAAAGGAAAATCCTACTTTACTGAACCTGAATATTTTAGAAGGGACACTGGCCTACATTTCGCCGGAACAAACAGGGAGAATGAATCGGGCGATTGATTATCGTAGCGATTTTTATTCTTTGGGTGTGACATTTTACGAATTACTGACGCAACAATTACCCTTTGTTAGTGAAGATCCAGTCGAACTAGTTCACAGCCACATTGCTAAACAAGCGATTTCGCCTCATAAACTAAATCCGGCAATTCCTATAGTAATTTCTAATTTAGTGATGAAATTGCTCGAAAAGACTGCTGAAGAAAGATATCAAAGCGCCTTTGGTTTGCAAGTAGACTTACAGCAATGCCTCGATTTATTCATAACTACAGGCGAAATTAAAACTTTTCAATTAGGAAAAAAAGATAGTTCTGATAGATTCCAAATTCCCCAAACACTTTATGGCAGAGAACAAGAAGTTACAGATTTATTGATGGCTTTTGATCGGGCTAGTCATGGACAAAGCGAAGTTATGTTGATTGCAGGTTATTCTGGAATTGGCAAATCAGCTTTAGTGCAGGAAATTTATAAACCGATTACCCAAAAACGGGGATATTTCATCTCAGGTAAGTTTGATCAGTTTCAACGCAATATTCCCTACAGTTCGTTAATTCAAGCATTCACAGCTTTAATTCGCCAACTTTTAACCGCAACCGAAACAGAAATCAATCTCTGGCGAGAAAAATTATTAAATGCTTTGGGTGACAATGGTCAAGTAATTATTGATGTCATTTCTGAAGTCGAATTAATTATTGGCAAGCAGCCACCTGTTATAGAACTACCAGCGCAGGAAGCCCAAAATCGCTTTAATTTAGTATTTCAAAACTTTATTACTGTCTTTACCCAAAAAGAACATCCTTTGGTAATTTTCTTGGATGATTTGCAATGGGCGGATAGTGCATCGTTGCAGTTAATTGAGTTATTAACTAGTCATTTAGATAGCCGCTACTTGTTGTTGATTGGTGCTTATCGAGATCATGAAGTAGATTCTACCCATCCTTTGCGGAGTGCGATCGCCTCTTTAGAGTCATCTGGTGTCATAATTCACGAAATCACATTAACACCGTTAGAATTACCCCAAATTCATACACTCCTCAGTGATACCTTTAATAGTCACGATTGGGCAAAGTTAACTCCCCTGGCAGAACTATTACAGCAAAAAACTAACGGCAATCCCTTCTTTATGAATGAATTCCTGAAGTCGCTGTATACAGAAGGATTGTTGCAATTTGATGTGCAACGCCGGGAATGGGATTGGCAACTGGGCCAAATTCAAGCGGCGCAAATTACCGATAACGTTGTGGAATTAATGGCGGGTAAAATTCAAAAACTACCAACCGCCTCTCAGCAAGCGTTACAGTTAGCATCTTGTATTGGTAATCAATTTGATTTAAAAACCTTAGCGATTGTCCAAGAAAAATCTTTGCCAGAGACAGCCACTGAGTTATGGGAAGCTGTAGAAATGGGGCTGATTTTTCCTCAAGGTAACGACTATCAATTATTACAAGTAGGTGATCGGGAAATTGCCGCTAACCTAACAAATTTAGATGTTGTCTACAAATTCTTACACGATCGCGTCCAACAAGCAGCTTATTCACTCATTCCCACCAAGGAAAAACAAGCAGTTCACTTGCAAATTGGACAACTGTTATTACAGAATATTACCACCGAGGAACAAGAAGAAAAGATTTTTGACATTGTTAACCAATTAAACTTCGGCTTAAATTTAGTCACAGATGAATCACAGCGACAGCAATTAGCCCAGTTAAATTTGCTGGCGGGGAACAAAGCCAAAGCCTCCGCCGCTTACGAACCTGCTTTAGATTACCTGACAACGGGCATTAACTGTTTAGCAACATCCTGTTGGCAACAGCAGTATTCTTTGGCTTTATCTCTGCACGAAGCCGCAGTGGAAGCTGCTTATTTGACTGGGGCGTTTGAATACATGGATGAATTAATTGAGATTGTATTACGTCACACCCGCACTACACTTGATCAAGTCCAAGTCTACGCCATCAAAATTCAATCTCTTGTTGCCAGAGATGAATTGTTAACAGCCTCAAAATTAGGTTTGCAAGTTCTTAAACTGTTGAAAATTCCTTTAGTCGCTAACCCTGGACAACTGCAAATTTTGTTAGGACTGTTAAAAACGAAACTGGCTTTGACTAGTAGACAGGTACAAACCTTAGCTGATTTACCGAGACTGACAAATCCTACTAAATTAGCGGCTATTCGTATTTTAGCCAGTATTGCTTCGTCAACTTATCTTGCAGCGCCAAATTTGTTTCCCTTAACTGTGTTTAAACAGGTGGAACTTTCCGCCATACATGGTAACGCGCCAGAATCAGCTTTTGCCTACGCTACTTATGGCTTGATTTTGTGTGGTGTAGTGGGAGATTTGACAGGAGGGTATGAGTTTGGTGAGTTGGCATTAAAACTGATAGAAAGGTTTAACGCCAAAAATATGCAAGCAAGAGTATTGTTTGTTGTTAATAGTTTTGTGCGTCACTGGCGAGAACCAATTGTTAATACTATACCTGCATTGCAAATTGCTTTTCAAGTAGGTCGAGATACGGGTGATACTGAATATGCAGCTTTTGCAGCGAATGTTGGTACCAGTCATAGTTATTTTTGTGGTCAAGATTTAAAAGAAGTAGATAAAAGTTTAGCGACTTATTTAGAGGTAATTCAGAAGTTTAAGAAAAAGCCAGTTTTTGATTTAATTCAAATTTATCGGCAGGCGATCGCTAATTTACAAGGCAAAAATGCTAATCCCTGCGAGTTGGTGGGGGAATTTTACGACGCAACTAAAACCTTACCCCTACATATCGAGACTAATTATCGCACAGCAACTTTTACTGTATACAATCATCTAATGACACTGAATTATTGGTTTGAAGATTACAATACTGCTTGGCAAAATGCTGAATTAGCAATTCCTTATTTAGATGCTGTAGTAGCATTATTCATCATTGGATGGTTTAACTTTTATGATTCTTTGGTGCGGTTAGCCTTAGCGCCAATAAAAACTGTCACAGAACGGCAAGCATTACTCAAACAAGTAACAGCAAATCAGAAGAAATTAAAAACTTGGGCGCAATCTGCACCGAGTAACTACGCTCATAAATTAGCCTTGGTAGAAGCAGAATGGTATCGAGTTCAAGGTGAAACAGCAGAAGCGATCGCTTGTTACGATCGCGCCATTACTTTAGCCCAAGAAAACAATTATCCTCACGAAGCTGCTTTGGCAAATGAATTAGCAGCCAAGTTTTATTTAGCCCAAAATAAATTAAAGATTGCCCAAGGATACATGCAGGATGCGTCATATCTTTATTTACAGTGGGGCGCAACTGCTAAAGTTAAATATCTGGAAACTCAATATCCTCAACTTTTAAGCCGCAAGTTAGAAAGAATTACTATCCCCCATATTTCTACCAAAAATACTAACGCCAGCAGTATCACCAGTAGCAGTGGTTCCGCATCACTGGATTTGATGACAGTTATGAAAGCTTCGCAAGCTTTGTCAGGAGAAATTCAACTTGATAAATTGCTGGCTAACTTGATGCAAATTTTGATAGAAAATGCTGGGGCGCAACGGGGATTTCTGTTACTGGAAACTAAAGGTAAATTTTTAATAGAAGCCCAGGGAAGCGTTGAACAAAATAATATTCAAGTACTGGAATCTCTAAATATTGAAGATAGTCAGATTCTTTCTGTGGCAATTGTGAATTATGTGATTCGCACCAAAACGAGTGTAGTGCTTAATGATGCTGCTCGCAAAGGTGAATTTATCCGTGATGCTTACATTCGCCAATTTCAACCGCGATCGCTTTTGTGTGCGCCGTTGATTAATCAAGGCAAACTTACAGGTATTATCTATTTAGAAAATAACTTGACCACAGGTGCATTCACTCCTGATCGTTTGGAGTTACTCAACTTACTTTCAGCACAAGCGGCGATTTCTATCGAAAACGCCCGTTTATACACCGACTTAGCAGCCTTAAACCAAGCTTACGAACGCTTCGTTCCCCGTCAATTTCTCCAATTCCTCAACAAACAAAGTATTGTCGATGTGCAGTTAGGTGATCAAGTCCAGCGGGAAATGTCGGTGTTATTTACTGATATTCGTTCTTTCACTACACTTTCAGAAACTTTAACTCCGGCGGAAAACTTTCAATTTATCAACTCTTATTTGAGTTGTATGGAACCAATCATTATTCAACATAATGGTTTCATTGATAAATATATTGGTGATGCCATTATGGCTTTATTTGCTGGTAATGCTGATGATGCAGTACAAGCCGGCATTGCCATGTTACAAGCTTTAGTAACTTACAATCAAGAACGGCAAGCACAAGGAGATTTACCAATTAAAATTGGCATTGGAATTAATACAGGAACACTGATTTTGGGGACAGTCGGCGGATTTAATCGTATGGATGGTACAGTCATTAGTGATGCCGTCAACTTAGCTTCGCGGATAGAAGGGTTAACTAAAACATTCAACACACCGCTATTAATTACAGACCAAACATTTCAGCGGTTAAAAAATTGCGATCGCTCTCATATTCGCGTAGTTGGACAAGTAAAAGTTAAAGGTAAAATTACGGCTGTAACTGTCCATGAAGTATTTACTGCTGATGTTACAGAAGTTCGCCAAGGTAAGTTAGTAACTAAAGAATTGTTTACCGCA